The Thioalkalivibrio thiocyanodenitrificans ARhD 1 genome window below encodes:
- a CDS encoding BrnA antitoxin family protein codes for MSKRRKTAPDFQSEAEERAFWESHDSSDYVDWSKAQRVSLPNLKPSTKTISLRLPVALLERIKIEANKRDMPYQSLIKAWLAEDVARKHDG; via the coding sequence ATGAGCAAGCGTCGCAAGACCGCACCTGACTTCCAGTCGGAAGCAGAGGAAAGGGCCTTCTGGGAAAGCCATGATTCCAGCGACTACGTCGATTGGAGCAAGGCGCAGCGTGTGTCTCTTCCAAACCTGAAGCCTTCAACAAAGACCATCTCACTCCGACTCCCGGTGGCGCTGCTGGAGCGCATCAAGATCGAAGCCAACAAACGGGATATGCCCTACCAGTCTCTGATCAAGGCCTGGCTCGCCGAGGACGTTGCAAGGAAACACGACGGCTGA
- a CDS encoding HNH endonuclease → MARPTEHAQICFLQNLQRLLAEGSFVATYKYALLLALADIAVEQGDDSGDELEVPLDVVAEKFIQYYWPQSRPFPRTSPAQVLHQNAGQQAAIINAIVNVQNANGGSLARIRTQRNIWARLLRHVATVVERMPLWRLQVIGDSPSIFLYPHSLENNAIRLLPGVAYNFRAFHPMITNMIQGAWIAAVRRLDRNQPILGQRVDLVEFMFGSERQSLADYRKVLLEIDGPRCFYCERQLRAASDVDHFIPRSRYPIDLGHNFVLAHPSCNRAKSDHLAALEHLQRWRQRNEEQDSKLTEAFDRRGLLHDRDASYQIARWAYAQADLQNGLLWKQGSELASLSPDWRAILSG, encoded by the coding sequence ATGGCGAGACCGACTGAACATGCCCAGATCTGCTTTCTGCAAAATCTGCAGCGCCTTCTTGCAGAAGGAAGCTTCGTCGCTACTTATAAGTATGCATTGTTACTGGCCCTGGCCGATATTGCCGTGGAACAGGGCGACGACTCGGGAGACGAGTTGGAGGTACCGCTCGACGTCGTCGCCGAGAAGTTCATTCAGTACTACTGGCCGCAGTCGCGACCGTTTCCACGTACGTCACCCGCTCAAGTGTTGCACCAGAATGCCGGCCAACAAGCCGCCATCATCAACGCAATTGTCAATGTTCAGAATGCCAACGGTGGTAGCCTGGCCAGGATAAGAACTCAGCGAAATATTTGGGCGCGGCTGCTTCGGCATGTTGCCACCGTGGTCGAGCGAATGCCTCTGTGGCGACTGCAGGTGATCGGCGACAGCCCCAGCATATTCCTCTATCCGCATTCGCTGGAAAACAATGCCATTCGGCTGCTCCCAGGCGTTGCGTATAATTTTCGCGCGTTTCACCCCATGATTACCAACATGATTCAGGGCGCCTGGATCGCCGCGGTGAGGCGCCTGGACCGAAACCAGCCGATTCTGGGACAGCGCGTTGATCTTGTTGAGTTCATGTTCGGCAGCGAACGGCAGAGCCTCGCCGACTACAGAAAGGTGTTGCTGGAAATCGACGGTCCAAGGTGCTTCTACTGCGAACGACAGCTTCGCGCTGCGTCCGACGTGGACCACTTCATCCCGCGTTCCCGTTATCCCATCGATTTGGGACACAATTTCGTGCTTGCGCACCCAAGCTGTAACCGTGCCAAGTCCGATCACCTTGCGGCCTTAGAGCATTTGCAGCGCTGGCGCCAACGGAACGAGGAACAAGATAGTAAACTCACAGAGGCATTTGACAGGCGAGGCCTATTGCATGACCGCGATGCCAGTTATCAGATTGCCAGATGGGCATATGCTCAGGCTGATTTGCAGAACGGTCTTCTCTGGAAACAAGGCAGCGAATTGGCCAGCCTATCGCCTGATTGGCGGGCTATCCTCAGTGGATAA
- a CDS encoding BrnT family toxin, translated as MLNWAQVKGFDWDIGNARKSADKHGVSQAEAEQVFFNVPLLLATDSKHSVQEQRYHALGRTDDGRLLHITFTLRVSGTLIRVISAWNMHRKERIFYEQASQDRT; from the coding sequence ATGCTGAACTGGGCGCAGGTCAAGGGATTTGACTGGGACATCGGCAATGCTCGTAAGAGTGCCGACAAGCACGGCGTCAGTCAGGCCGAGGCCGAGCAGGTGTTTTTCAATGTACCCCTGCTCCTGGCGACTGATTCAAAGCATAGCGTGCAGGAACAACGCTACCACGCCCTGGGCAGGACGGATGATGGCCGACTGCTTCACATCACATTCACGTTGCGTGTTTCCGGAACCCTGATCCGTGTGATCTCTGCGTGGAATATGCACCGGAAGGAGCGGATTTTCTATGAGCAAGCGTCGCAAGACCGCACCTGA
- a CDS encoding BrnA antitoxin family protein, giving the protein MSKRRKATPDFQSEAEERAFWESHDSSDYVDWSKAQRVSLPNLKPSTKTISLRLPVALLERIKIEANKRDMPYQSLIKAWLAEDVARNHSG; this is encoded by the coding sequence ATGAGCAAGCGTCGCAAGGCCACACCTGACTTCCAGTCGGAAGCAGAGGAAAGGGCCTTCTGGGAAAGCCATGATTCCAGCGACTACGTCGATTGGAGCAAGGCGCAGCGTGTGTCTCTTCCCAACCTTAAGCCTTCAACAAAGACCATCTCACTCCGGCTCCCGGTGGCGCTGCTGGAGCGCATCAAGATCGAAGCCAACAAACGGGATATGCCCTACCAGTCTCTGATCAAGGCCTGGCTCGCCGAGGACGTTGCAAGGAATCACAGCGGCTGA
- a CDS encoding membrane protein has product MKTTWYFRAVRTRPDRAAIRDEWIRRVMDHPERQAIQADGRIRRWARIMEREGRYLRVVLLSDGETVHNAFFDRGFKP; this is encoded by the coding sequence ATGAAGACCACGTGGTACTTCCGGGCAGTGCGAACCCGACCGGATCGGGCAGCGATCAGGGACGAGTGGATCCGGCGTGTCATGGATCATCCCGAGAGGCAAGCCATCCAGGCCGACGGCCGGATTCGGCGATGGGCCAGGATCATGGAACGCGAGGGACGGTATCTGCGGGTCGTGCTGCTGTCGGACGGAGAGACGGTCCACAATGCGTTCTTCGACAGAGGGTTCAAGCCATGA
- a CDS encoding DUF2283 domain-containing protein produces the protein MKVKYFEDTDTLYIEFRSGDIAESRDLDENTVLDVDADGNICAITFEHASQRTDVRHLTVEGIAA, from the coding sequence ATGAAGGTCAAGTACTTCGAGGACACGGACACCCTGTACATCGAGTTCCGTAGCGGCGATATCGCAGAGTCAAGGGATCTTGATGAGAACACCGTACTCGATGTGGACGCAGACGGTAACATCTGCGCGATCACGTTCGAACATGCGAGTCAGCGAACCGACGTGCGGCATCTTACGGTGGAGGGGATTGCCGCGTAG
- a CDS encoding type II toxin-antitoxin system HicB family antitoxin: MITDGATRQEVVKEARRRVPPLQVTRSRELSCPSKAKRGQCLAPVAPLVAAKPALRAAMREEGVSNVALARRLGVSEAAVRRLVDPDHASRPDGVVAALSVLGRGLIIEDQRQVAA; this comes from the coding sequence GTGATCACCGACGGCGCGACCCGACAGGAAGTCGTGAAGGAAGCGAGGCGCCGGGTGCCGCCCTTGCAGGTTACGCGCTCAAGGGAGTTGAGCTGCCCCTCGAAGGCGAAGCGGGGCCAGTGCCTGGCGCCCGTAGCGCCGCTTGTGGCCGCCAAACCGGCCTTGCGTGCCGCCATGCGTGAAGAAGGGGTCTCCAATGTGGCCCTGGCCCGCCGTCTGGGGGTGTCCGAAGCCGCGGTCCGCCGCCTCGTGGATCCGGACCACGCCTCCCGGCCGGATGGCGTTGTAGCTGCCCTATCGGTCCTGGGTCGCGGCCTCATCATCGAGGATCAGAGGCAGGTGGCGGCTTGA
- a CDS encoding citrate/2-methylcitrate synthase, translating into MSDDVKINRGLKGIYFERSGVSHIDGTRGELLYRGYSIHDLATQSTFEEVAYLLIHGELPTDKALSDFDARLKAARELPPQVHDIIAATKDGHPMDVLRTAVSALAALEPASREVSEEAFIANGIRLTSQVPMIVAAHEAIRNGREPVAPDPEMGHAANWLWMLKGKKPSEDAARLADVDFILHAEHGSNASSFAARVTIGTQANLHGAIVTALSTLAGPAHGGAAEDVMKMVQEIGSPEKAADYVKAKRAAREPVMGFGHRVYRAEDPRARHLREGVRRLSEEMGSPEWYEILQAVVEAMQPYSRHGLNVNVDFYSGVIYKLHGIPMDLYVPIFGIGRVPGWVVQCIEQLQSNILIRPLTLYNGPEKRDYVPISKR; encoded by the coding sequence ATGAGCGATGACGTCAAGATCAACCGCGGCCTCAAGGGCATCTACTTCGAGCGCTCCGGCGTCTCCCACATCGACGGCACCAGGGGCGAACTCCTCTACCGCGGCTATTCCATTCACGACCTCGCCACGCAGTCCACCTTCGAGGAGGTCGCCTACCTGCTGATCCACGGCGAACTGCCGACCGACAAGGCGCTGTCCGACTTCGACGCGCGCCTCAAGGCCGCGCGGGAACTTCCGCCGCAGGTCCACGACATCATTGCAGCCACGAAAGACGGCCACCCCATGGACGTGCTGCGCACTGCGGTCTCGGCGCTCGCGGCACTGGAGCCCGCCAGCCGCGAGGTGAGCGAGGAGGCGTTTATCGCCAACGGCATCCGGCTCACCAGTCAGGTGCCCATGATCGTCGCCGCCCACGAGGCCATCCGCAACGGCCGCGAGCCGGTGGCCCCCGACCCTGAGATGGGTCATGCCGCCAACTGGCTGTGGATGCTCAAGGGCAAGAAACCCTCCGAGGATGCCGCCCGCCTCGCGGACGTGGACTTCATCCTGCACGCCGAGCACGGCTCCAACGCCTCCAGCTTCGCGGCACGCGTCACCATCGGCACCCAGGCCAACCTGCACGGCGCCATCGTCACCGCGCTATCCACGCTCGCGGGCCCCGCCCACGGCGGCGCGGCCGAGGACGTGATGAAGATGGTACAGGAGATCGGAAGCCCCGAAAAAGCGGCCGACTACGTCAAGGCCAAGCGCGCTGCGCGCGAGCCGGTCATGGGCTTCGGGCACCGCGTCTACCGCGCCGAGGACCCGCGCGCCCGCCACCTGCGCGAAGGCGTGCGAAGGCTCAGCGAGGAGATGGGCTCACCCGAGTGGTACGAGATCCTGCAGGCCGTGGTGGAGGCCATGCAGCCCTATTCGCGCCACGGTCTGAACGTGAACGTGGATTTCTACTCCGGCGTTATCTACAAACTGCACGGCATCCCCATGGACCTCTACGTGCCCATCTTCGGCATCGGCCGCGTTCCCGGCTGGGTGGTCCAGTGCATCGAACAGCTCCAGAGCAACATCCTCATCCGTCCGCTGACGCTCTACAACGGGCCGGAGAAGCGCGACTACGTGCCCATCTCGAAACGCTGA
- a CDS encoding LysR substrate-binding domain-containing protein, protein MELRQLRSLIALVDGGFSVTRAAQAVHLVQPAVSQHLRQLEDELGTPLFLRHGKRLLGLTEAGLQVVQHARNALADTANIQAIGRDHAEESRGVLRIGTTHTQARYVLPPVLRAFNTAYPDVEVQIHQATPAQLVEAALADRIDLAICTEAIADHPDLAAFPAYRWNRCLIAPHGHPVLKRKPISLEVLCEYPIVTYVFGFTGRRNLSTSFAKLGLRPQVVLSAADTDVIKTYVREGMGIGIIAALAYQPDQDADLGRRDLSHLFPWEVTRIAYPKRKYVRRFQQRFMDLFQQEVDRVGKAHGLWRVSRTPGAEK, encoded by the coding sequence ATGGAACTCCGGCAGCTTCGCTCGCTGATCGCCCTGGTGGACGGGGGCTTCAGCGTGACCCGCGCGGCGCAGGCAGTGCACCTGGTGCAACCCGCCGTATCCCAACACCTGCGCCAACTGGAGGACGAACTGGGCACGCCGCTGTTCCTGCGTCACGGCAAGCGGCTGCTGGGCCTGACCGAGGCAGGCCTGCAGGTGGTACAGCACGCGCGCAACGCCCTGGCCGATACGGCCAACATCCAGGCCATCGGACGGGATCACGCGGAGGAGTCGCGCGGCGTGCTGCGCATCGGGACCACGCACACCCAGGCCCGCTACGTGCTGCCGCCCGTGCTGAGGGCCTTCAACACGGCCTACCCGGACGTGGAGGTGCAGATCCACCAGGCGACGCCCGCGCAACTGGTCGAGGCGGCGCTCGCAGACCGGATCGACCTGGCCATCTGCACCGAGGCCATCGCGGATCATCCGGATCTGGCCGCCTTTCCGGCCTATCGCTGGAACCGCTGCCTGATCGCGCCCCACGGGCACCCGGTGCTGAAGCGCAAACCGATCTCGCTGGAAGTCCTGTGCGAGTACCCCATCGTCACCTACGTGTTCGGCTTCACGGGCCGGCGCAACCTCAGCACCAGCTTCGCCAAGCTCGGCCTCCGGCCCCAGGTGGTGCTGAGCGCCGCGGACACGGACGTGATCAAGACCTACGTGCGCGAAGGCATGGGCATCGGCATCATCGCCGCGCTCGCCTACCAGCCTGATCAGGACGCGGATCTCGGCCGGCGCGATCTCAGCCACCTGTTCCCCTGGGAAGTCACCCGGATCGCCTACCCCAAGCGCAAGTACGTGCGCCGATTCCAGCAGCGCTTCATGGACCTCTTCCAGCAGGAGGTGGACCGGGTCGGCAAGGCGCACGGCCTGTGGCGGGTGTCGCGAACGCCGGGGGCCGAGAAGTGA
- a CDS encoding TusE/DsrC/DsvC family sulfur relay protein, with the protein MAATVLKTIDRPAVDPHPEQQTLLDEGGFLIDPALWTEEMAERLAWREGIGVLTEAHWRVILHVRARFHALGGMPSMRRVCRATGFSREAIYGLFGSCLRVWRIAGLPDPGEEAKAYM; encoded by the coding sequence ATGGCAGCAACCGTACTCAAGACGATCGACAGGCCCGCCGTCGACCCGCATCCCGAACAGCAGACACTCCTGGACGAGGGCGGCTTCCTCATCGACCCGGCGCTCTGGACCGAGGAAATGGCAGAGAGGCTCGCCTGGCGGGAGGGTATCGGAGTGCTCACCGAGGCCCACTGGCGGGTGATCCTCCATGTTCGCGCACGCTTCCACGCCCTGGGCGGCATGCCGAGCATGCGCCGCGTGTGCCGGGCAACGGGTTTTTCCCGCGAGGCGATCTACGGCCTTTTCGGCAGTTGCCTGCGCGTGTGGCGCATCGCGGGGCTGCCGGATCCGGGTGAAGAGGCGAAGGCTTATATGTAG
- a CDS encoding GGDEF domain-containing protein: MTIILRRFLATILAGFLLATATQIPAKAEADLAPVRVQLKWFHQFQFAGFYAAEAQGYFREAGLDVTLVEGGPHVNPTQEVLGGRADFGVGTSGLLITRSRGLPVVGVAAIFQHSPYILIAHDDPEIVSPRDLEGRTIMVEPYSEELLAYLHREGVDSGRVNMVEHTGNPLEVVDGDVVGMTAYLTTEPFYLARAGERYRVFDPKVAGIDFYGDTLFTTADYAERNNEIVVAFREALVRGWTYAFNHQEEVIALIEREHEPEFGRDFLRFEADNIRRLLIPDLIEIGYMNPARWASIAREFEAAGLMHGPVDIDAFMFQPAEPTQWRWLLYTALITGLIVALSAAVLFKFYTLNRALRSEVHSRKLLEAELRERALTDSVTGTLNRHGFLEAMAREMERAARHDAPLSLLELDVDHFKRINDTHGHAAGDRILAFVGALCRAETRGIDIVSRIGGEEFMLALPDTEMGGAAMVARRVLDKLEASRPGLDDGTVLTVTASIGVATRLEGDSLDALMMRADHAMYEAKRAGRNQVSVAQPDG, encoded by the coding sequence ATGACCATAATCTTGCGGCGATTCCTGGCAACCATTCTGGCTGGCTTTTTGCTGGCGACAGCCACACAAATTCCGGCGAAGGCTGAGGCGGACCTTGCCCCCGTTCGTGTGCAACTCAAGTGGTTCCATCAGTTTCAGTTCGCCGGCTTCTACGCGGCCGAGGCGCAGGGCTATTTCCGTGAAGCTGGACTGGACGTGACGCTCGTGGAGGGCGGGCCTCACGTCAATCCGACGCAGGAGGTCCTGGGCGGTCGGGCGGATTTCGGGGTCGGGACGTCCGGCCTGCTGATCACCCGCAGCCGCGGCCTGCCGGTGGTGGGGGTGGCGGCTATCTTCCAGCATTCCCCCTACATCCTGATCGCCCATGACGACCCGGAGATCGTTTCGCCGCGGGATCTGGAAGGCAGGACCATTATGGTGGAGCCCTACTCCGAGGAGTTGCTCGCTTACCTGCACAGGGAGGGAGTGGACTCCGGCCGGGTCAATATGGTCGAGCACACCGGGAACCCACTGGAGGTGGTGGACGGGGACGTGGTGGGCATGACCGCTTACCTGACCACTGAGCCCTTCTATCTCGCCCGGGCCGGGGAGCGTTACCGGGTCTTCGATCCCAAGGTGGCGGGTATCGACTTCTATGGCGACACGCTGTTCACCACGGCCGACTACGCCGAACGTAACAACGAGATCGTGGTCGCGTTTCGCGAGGCGCTCGTGCGGGGCTGGACTTACGCCTTCAATCACCAGGAGGAGGTCATCGCGCTCATCGAGCGTGAACATGAACCGGAGTTCGGACGGGATTTCCTGCGATTCGAAGCGGACAATATCCGGCGCCTGCTGATCCCTGATCTCATCGAGATCGGCTACATGAACCCGGCGCGCTGGGCATCCATCGCCCGCGAGTTCGAGGCGGCGGGGCTGATGCATGGTCCGGTGGATATCGATGCCTTCATGTTCCAGCCCGCGGAACCGACGCAGTGGCGCTGGCTTCTGTACACGGCGCTGATCACCGGGCTGATCGTCGCGCTGAGCGCTGCCGTGCTTTTCAAATTCTACACGCTCAATCGCGCGCTGCGCTCCGAGGTGCACTCGCGCAAGCTGCTGGAGGCAGAGCTTCGCGAGCGGGCGCTCACCGACTCGGTGACCGGCACCCTGAACCGGCATGGATTCCTCGAGGCCATGGCCCGGGAGATGGAGCGTGCCGCGCGGCATGATGCGCCACTCTCCCTGCTCGAACTCGACGTGGATCACTTCAAGCGAATCAACGACACCCATGGCCACGCCGCGGGTGACCGGATCCTCGCGTTTGTGGGTGCCCTGTGCCGGGCCGAGACACGGGGCATCGATATCGTCTCCCGAATCGGTGGCGAGGAATTCATGCTCGCCCTGCCGGATACCGAGATGGGCGGAGCCGCCATGGTTGCCCGCAGGGTCCTCGATAAACTGGAGGCCAGCCGGCCCGGGCTTGACGACGGTACCGTGCTCACGGTCACCGCCAGCATCGGTGTGGCGACGCGCCTGGAGGGAGATTCCCTTGACGCTCTGATGATGCGGGCCGACCACGCCATGTATGAAGCCAAGCGTGCCGGGCGGAACCAGGTCAGCGTCGCGCAGCCCGATGGCTGA
- a CDS encoding Mut7-C RNAse domain-containing protein translates to MAGRISIRFYEELNDFLPAGQRKADIAHSFRNTGSVKDLIESMGVPHTEIDLILVNGVSVAFDYQVQDGDRVSVYPVFEALDIQPLTHLRPRPLRVTRFVLDVHLGRLAAYLRMLGFDCLYRNDYEDAALARLSVAEHRILLTRDRRLLMLKQVTHGYYVRARLPREQLVEVMTRFDLLRARRPFTRCLHCNGLIEPVDKEAVLERLLPRTREYYEKFWQCARCGKIYWKGSHYRRMQRLLATVEAGMAEPPGPT, encoded by the coding sequence ATGGCCGGCCGGATCAGCATCCGTTTCTACGAGGAGCTCAACGACTTCCTGCCCGCCGGGCAGCGCAAGGCGGACATTGCACACAGCTTCAGGAACACCGGCTCGGTCAAGGACCTGATCGAATCGATGGGGGTCCCGCATACGGAAATCGACCTGATCCTGGTCAACGGGGTCTCGGTCGCCTTTGACTACCAGGTGCAGGACGGCGACCGCGTCAGCGTCTACCCGGTGTTCGAGGCCCTGGATATCCAACCGCTCACGCACCTGCGCCCGCGGCCCCTGCGGGTGACCCGCTTCGTGCTGGATGTCCACCTGGGAAGGCTTGCCGCCTACCTGCGCATGCTGGGTTTCGACTGCCTGTATCGCAACGATTACGAGGACGCCGCCCTGGCGCGGTTGTCCGTCGCAGAACACCGCATCCTGCTCACCCGCGACCGCCGCCTGCTCATGCTCAAGCAGGTCACCCATGGCTACTACGTGCGCGCCCGGCTGCCCCGGGAGCAACTGGTGGAGGTCATGACCCGCTTCGACCTGCTCAGGGCACGACGACCCTTCACCCGCTGCCTGCATTGCAACGGCCTGATCGAGCCTGTGGACAAGGAGGCCGTCCTCGAGCGCCTGCTGCCGCGCACCCGGGAGTACTACGAGAAGTTCTGGCAGTGCGCCCGGTGCGGGAAGATCTATTGGAAGGGCAGCCACTACCGGCGCATGCAGCGGCTGCTGGCAACCGTGGAAGCGGGCATGGCGGAACCGCCGGGGCCTACCTAG